The proteins below are encoded in one region of Silene latifolia isolate original U9 population chromosome 2, ASM4854445v1, whole genome shotgun sequence:
- the LOC141642575 gene encoding uncharacterized protein LOC141642575 produces the protein MAGDDDVCSLKEIPIENELWLTYLNTPGTYLPQTVGAPACELFSVGVCRNSKYFQQHDVFQIYGTITLYDVDGTSYELYCRAFGDSQTLTPEHNLLSLDMSVDCLISTTWSHMVLNLMDKADDAVVVKQCLNFDKLTDINQCNKVELADNSVFVTYAAFRAAVVAILKITLIKTNDSSPVNLSGKIIAHCGNTYGHKYPGIVLLNSPSFEAISNVPILLSRDVVVVPAHSFLRIDLHLSQLDPHQQEDITCQADFLAKHLSNHNDDIVTKDFVVRFKVHWRHPYALKDNSRQLFEHHKISNVPQRHPFRRESAYSLLDVYGVMIHHDTDSELKICGTMKICDNFTKFILFDRNEMNPVKISRNDGTIPIVVQRRCFNMSPDYLYMALMLKDVEGQVLIEGEIFWNESHVKKPMSWYDKRICSVIRGVRGYAEVFYTIFSKAEQAQVTITLCGEYGYVGMGFIYCVDGSVVARHSNETYLTEHDKTYYQSVLFRGNSSNVQSGFTLPLSKSVVAVPIGASLTIAVDLYVKPLSLGHSQEHLESEVSFNLGSKILQIIKHERCSILVSVEWSDLDKLIYEEIKDAYEEGF, from the exons ATGGCTGGGGATGATGATGTGTGCAGCCTCAAAGAAATTCCAATCGAAAATGAGTTATGGTTGACTTATCTGAACACGCCTGGGACCTACCTCCCTCAAACTGTTGGTGCACCTGCTTGTGAGCTATTTTCTGTGGGAGTCTGCCGCAATTCCAAGTATTTTCAGCAGCATGATGTGTTTCAGATTTATGGTACTATTACTCTATATGATGTAGATGGCACTTCGTATGAACTCTATTGTCGAGCCTTTGGTGATTCCCAGACTTTAACTCCCGAACACAATCTCTTATCTCTGGATATGTCTGTCGATTGTCTTATTTCCACTACTTGGTCGCATATGGTTTTGAATCTTATGGATAAAGCTGATGATGCTGTCGTTGTCAAACAATGTCTGAATTTTGATAAACTGACTGATATTAATCAATGCAACAAAGTAGAACTAGCTGATAATTCTGTTTTTGTCACTTATGCTGCCTTCCGTGCTGCGGTTGTGGCTATTCTTAAAATCACGCTTATCAAGACAAATGATAGTTCTCCTGTTAATCTATCTGGAAAAATTATTGCTCATTGTGGGAACACATATGGTCACAAGTATCCCGGGATAGTGCTTCTTAACAGTCCGTCCTTCGAGGCAATTTCCAATGTTCCTATTCTGCTATCTAGAGATGTGGTGGTTGTGCCTGCACATTCGTTTCTTAGAATTGATCTTCACCTATCTCAACTTGATCCACACCAACAAGAAGATATTACTTGTCAGGCAGACTTCCTTGCGAAACATCTCTCTAACCACAATGATGATATTGTAACTAAAGATTTTGTTGTCCGTTTTAAAGTGCATTGGCGTCACCCATATGCACTGAAGGACAATTCTAGGCAGCTGTTTGAACACCACAAG ATATCCAATGTTCCACAAAGACACCCCTTTCGTCG GGAGTCGGCTTATTCACTACTGGACGTGTATGGAGTTATGATTCATCACGATACTGATAGTGAGTTAAAAATCTGCGGAACAATGAAAATTTGTGACAATTTCACAAAGTTTATATTATTTGACAGAAATGAGATGAATCCTGTCAAAATTTCTCGAAATGATGGAACCATTCCTATTGTTGTCCAAAGACGTTGTTTTAATATGTCCCCCGACTATTTGTATATGGCACTAATGCTTAAGGATGTTGAAGGTCAGGTATTGATTGAGGGAGAAATTTTTTGGAATGAGAGCCATGTTAAGAAGCCGATGTCTTGGTATGATAAGCGTATTTGCTCCGTCATTCGTGGTGTGCGTGGCTATGCAGAGGTGTTTTATACAATATTTTCCAAGGCAGAGCAGGCTCAAGTTACAATTACATTATGTGGTGAATATGGATATGTGGGTATGGGTTTTATTTATTGTGTTGATGGCAGTGTTGTTGCTAGGCATAGTAATGAGACATACTTGACCGAACATGACAAAACATATTATCAGAGTGTCCTTTTTCGGGGTAATTCTTCAAACGTCCAATCAGGTTTTACTTTACCACTCTCAAAATCTGTTGTTGCTGTGCCAATTGGTGCGTCCTTAACGATTGCTGTTGACTTGTATGTAAAACCGCTGTCTCTTGGACATTCGCAAGAACATTTGGAATCAGAGGTTTCTTTTAATTTGGGTTCTAAGATTCTGCAGATCATTAAACACGAAAGATGTAGTATTTTAGTGTCTGTAGAGTGGAGTGATCTTGATAAATTAATTTACGAGGAAATAAAGGATGCTTATGAGGAGGGTTTCTAA